Proteins encoded by one window of Asterias rubens chromosome 18, eAstRub1.3, whole genome shotgun sequence:
- the LOC117302274 gene encoding kelch-like protein 13, which yields MEPGMNNLSPRSKNSNRPKVPPPVFPKSFITKNRNHRKTTKASVNQITSNINHSTRVLQGLESLQTKDLFCDATLVVDDCRFKVHQAVLAASSKYFWELLAKSKSQPPTSLNIVKDEHTEITLEGIQADVMKILIRFMYTGSVCTEEVGVRLLRKVFQSGRELEIDGMVRSCMDFLRGNVDMDNCITVYLIAKEGGLDELKSAAEVFIMENFPRVMISNGFLELRVEDLLALVNSENLKLKCRIALHSAAQKWLDHDSQRTEYAQEVKGQVLQTPMRIVLRDVTHNSDSTNNIESPCNNDNLNDKSTVKVQGESEHNISNSWVTRTYPTQPMILAFGGEDKQGLPSERVYQLHPLSGCVEPFHDMPIRRLDLALTPLDGQVFIAGGQYSSDSRASDSIGTVHCFDPQTESWRQMHPMLKRRALFTLDTIEKRIYAVGGKNAQGSLASVECFKPSLNEWAYTSPLGIPTFGHASTVQDGKLYITGGVVIGKHFTNTLQCYDPALDIWSYRCPMNTKRALHSMCAVGDKLYVLGGNTRNAKGKRVDCEIVECYNFETDQWVNVKPMPRAVCLAGAAVVGHCIYVIGGYNGHHALRHGDIQCYDATKDHWTRIGQLPEPLMRLSVCTLSQPIKGNTGRPSANQRQLSDGISESSSDGFLA from the exons ATG gAGCCCGGCATGAATAACTTATCCCCACGCAGCAAAAACTCAAACAGACCCAAAGTTCCACCTCCGGTCTTTCCCAAATCATTCATAACTAAGAATAGAAACCACAGAAAAACAACCAAGGCCTCAGTGAACCAGATAACGTCAAACATCAACCACAGCACACGAGTTCTACAAGGGTTAGAAAGCCTACAAACTAAGGACTTGTTTTGCGATGCTACTTTGGTCGTTGACGATTGTCGCTTCAAGGTGCATCAAGCAGTCTTGGCAGCATCTAGCAAATACTTCTGGGAACTACTGGCAAAGAGCAAATCTCAACCCCCAACTTCACTAAACATCGTGAAAGACGAGCACACTGAGATCACCTTAGAGGGGATCCAAGCAGATGTTATGAAGATCCTTATCCGATTTATGTACACTGGTTCAGTTTGCACCGAAGAAGTTGGAGTGAGATTATTAAGAAAGGTTTTCCAGAGCGGTCGCGAATTGGAAATTGACGGTATGGTTAGATCGTGTATGGATTTCCTTCGAGGAAATGTGGACATGGATAACTGTATCACTGTTTATCTGATAGCAAAGGAGGGTGGACTGGACGAGTTGAAATCAGCAGCGGAGGTGTTCATTATGGAGAACTTTCCCCGAGTGATGATCAGCAACGGGTTCCTGGAGTTACGTGTCGAGGATCTATTGGCGCTGGTCAACAGTGAGAACTTAAAATTGAAATGTCGCATCGCTCTCCATAGTGCAGCGCAAAAGTGGCTGGATCATGATTCGCAGAGGACGGAGTATGCacaagaggtcaaaggtcaagttcTACAGACACCGATGCGTATCGTACTGAGAGACGTCACTCATAATTCTGATTCAACGAACAATATCGAGTCACCGTGTAACAATGACAACTTGAATGACAAATCTACCGTGAAAGTTCAAGGAGAATCGGAGCATAACATTTCAAATTCGTGGGTCACCCGGACTTATCCAACTCAGCCGATGATTCTTGCGTTTGGTGGGGAGGATAAACAAGGGTTACCGTCTGAGCGCGTTTATCAGCTCCACCCACTATCAGGCTGCGTTGAGCCCTTCCACGACATGCCGATACGCCGTCTTGATCTTGCACTCACCCCATTGGATGGCCAGGTATTCATCGCAGGAGGGCAGTATTCATCCGACTCACGTGCGTCAGACAGTATTGGTACCGTCCACTGCTTTGACCCACAGACCGAATCCTGGCGCCAGATGCATCCGATGTTGAAACGACGCGCATTATTTACTCTCGACACTATCGAGAAACGGATTTACGCGGTCGGGGGTAAAAACGCCCAGGGGTCTCTTGCAAGTGTGGAATGCTTCAAACCCAGTCTGAACGAATGGGCGTACACCTCACCGCTGGGTATACCTACTTTTGGGCATGCCAGCACTGTCCAAGATGGCAAGCTTTACATCACCGGTGGTGTTGTCATCGGTAAACACTTTACTAACACCCTACAGTGTTACGATCCCGCCTTGGACATTTGGAGCTACCGTTGCCCAATGAACACAAAACGCGCCTTGCATTCGATGTGTGCTGTTGGCGATAAGTTATACGTACTGGGTGGAAACACCAGAAATGCCAAAGGAAAACGCGTGGATTGTGAAATTGTCGAATGCTACAACTTTGAAACTGACCAATGGGTGAATGTAAAGCCAATGCCCAGGGCAGTTTGTCTAGCAGGGGCAGCTGTGGTTGGTCATTGTATTTATGTCATTGGTGGATATAACGGGCATCACGCTCTGCGACATGGAGACATCCAATGCTATGACGCGA